The following coding sequences lie in one Candidatus Woesearchaeota archaeon genomic window:
- the rbcL gene encoding type III ribulose-bisphosphate carboxylase, producing the protein MAGYEDFVDLSYKPSSKDVIATFRVKVPRWSSKKRAWGAVASESSVGTWAETKALHYKHVQKVAGKVFYAKDDHIRIAYPEEHFEAGNMSQILASIAGNVFGMKAVDALRLEDIQFTKKLVRSFKGPGVGKAGIKKIFNNPKRPIMLSVPKPKVGMTTAEHCEIGRQIWSGGLDLLKDDENLTNQRFNPFEKRVEKALKIRDKIERETGEKKSYLINITGPTVKEMERRAKFIADHGGEFAMIDIITTGWAAVSSMREICGDLGLAIHAHRAMHGAMTRTPRHGFSMNCVAKCARLLGTDTLHIGTANIGKLVGSREEVEHLEKQCTLKQVPASRKLHILEQDWGSKKALFPCSSGGLHPLVIDKVMDRMGTDLMLQIGGGIHGHPNGSYAGAKAMREAVEAYLAGENLLDAAKKSKELGVALKHFGRKAVR; encoded by the coding sequence CTATGAAGATTTTGTTGATCTTTCTTACAAACCCTCATCAAAGGATGTTATTGCAACGTTTCGAGTAAAAGTTCCTCGATGGTCATCAAAGAAACGAGCATGGGGTGCGGTTGCTTCCGAAAGCTCTGTGGGAACCTGGGCAGAAACCAAGGCACTCCACTACAAACACGTGCAAAAAGTTGCGGGAAAAGTATTCTATGCAAAGGATGACCATATCAGAATTGCCTATCCTGAAGAGCACTTTGAAGCGGGCAACATGAGTCAAATCCTCGCATCTATTGCAGGAAATGTTTTTGGTATGAAAGCAGTTGATGCTCTGCGTCTTGAAGACATCCAATTCACTAAAAAACTTGTAAGATCATTTAAAGGTCCTGGTGTTGGGAAAGCAGGCATTAAGAAGATCTTCAATAATCCTAAACGACCTATTATGCTTTCTGTTCCTAAGCCCAAGGTAGGTATGACTACTGCTGAGCATTGTGAGATTGGACGTCAAATCTGGTCTGGAGGCCTTGATCTTCTCAAAGATGATGAGAATCTCACCAATCAGCGTTTCAACCCCTTTGAAAAAAGAGTGGAAAAAGCACTAAAAATAAGAGATAAGATAGAACGAGAAACAGGTGAGAAGAAAAGTTATCTTATCAACATTACCGGCCCAACAGTAAAGGAAATGGAACGCCGTGCGAAATTCATCGCAGATCATGGCGGGGAATTTGCAATGATTGATATCATTACCACAGGGTGGGCTGCTGTGAGTTCCATGAGAGAAATCTGTGGAGATTTAGGTCTTGCTATTCACGCCCACAGAGCAATGCATGGCGCTATGACGAGAACTCCCCGGCACGGATTTTCTATGAACTGCGTTGCAAAATGTGCACGTCTTCTTGGAACAGATACTCTACACATAGGAACGGCAAATATTGGAAAACTTGTAGGATCACGTGAGGAAGTAGAACACCTTGAAAAACAATGTACCCTCAAACAGGTTCCAGCATCCAGGAAACTGCACATTCTTGAACAGGATTGGGGATCTAAAAAAGCACTCTTTCCTTGTTCATCAGGAGGCTTACATCCTTTAGTTATTGACAAGGTTATGGACCGCATGGGAACAGATCTTATGCTCCAAATTGGCGGAGGTATTCACGGCCATCCAAACGGTTCTTACGCAGGAGCAAAAGCAATGCGTGAGGCTGTTGAAGCATATCTTGCAGGAGAAAACCTTCTTGATGCTGCAAAAAAGAGCAAGGAATTAGGTGTTGCACTCAAACACTTTGGAAGAAAAGCAGTGAGGTAA
- the thpR gene encoding RNA 2',3'-cyclic phosphodiesterase, protein MRCFIDIEPPQNVKDQLAQVQEELRKEFKGKFERPENMHITLKFLGEIEQVEDIIKKLQTIRFKPFTIRLTHVGHFRHRCLWMGVEGVEHLKEAVDNVLPQFKDDHIAFNPHITLLRMGYTTRIEEKLQKCGVDVLNTSFECTAFNLKQSTLTSQGAIHNIVKTFHAH, encoded by the coding sequence ATGAGATGCTTTATTGATATTGAACCTCCTCAAAACGTAAAAGATCAACTCGCACAAGTACAAGAAGAGCTTAGAAAAGAATTCAAGGGAAAATTTGAGCGACCAGAAAACATGCATATAACTCTGAAATTCTTAGGAGAAATTGAACAGGTAGAAGATATCATAAAGAAGTTGCAAACCATCAGGTTCAAACCCTTTACCATCAGGCTAACGCACGTAGGACATTTTAGACATCGTTGCTTGTGGATGGGAGTTGAGGGTGTTGAGCATCTTAAAGAAGCAGTTGATAATGTGTTGCCACAGTTTAAAGATGATCACATCGCATTTAACCCTCACATTACTCTTCTTCGTATGGGATATACAACAAGAATTGAAGAAAAACTCCAAAAATGTGGCGTGGATGTCCTGAACACATCGTTTGAGTGCACAGCATTTAACCTTAAACAATCCACTCTGACCTCTCAAGGAGCGATACACAACATAGTGAAGACATTCCACGCACACTAG